A genomic window from Scomber scombrus chromosome 18, fScoSco1.1, whole genome shotgun sequence includes:
- the zwi gene encoding zwilling translates to MGNTSITEGKTALAVGSTSIARGKTTVSMGKSSIFRGVTTTSMGDSTIQRQKTTVALGRASFSRGTTTTSFRKALMSKRRTT, encoded by the coding sequence ATGGGCAACACTAGCATCACCGAGGGCAAGACTGCCCTGGCAGTGGGAAGCACCTCCATAGCCAGGGGGAAAACCACCGTCTCCATGGGAAAGTCCTCCATCTTCAGGGGAGTGACCACCACCTCCATGGGAGATTCCACCATCCAAAGGCAAAAGACGACTGTGGCTCTGGGACGGGCCAGCTTCAGCCGGGgaaccaccaccacctctttcCGCAAAGCGCTCATGTCCAAGCGTAGGACCACCTAG
- the rundc3aa gene encoding RUN domain-containing protein 3A isoform X1 yields the protein METGCVQTAMAMGLTSKKASARSVGVERKNLITVCRFSVKTLLEKYTAEPIDDSSEEFINFASILEHILSHRFKGNTTGSGSWFSSDGQRSFWEYIRLACSKVQNNCIASIENIENISTSRAKGRAWIRVALMEKRLSEYVSTALRDTRTTRRFYDDGAIMLREEATVLTGMLIGLSAIDFSFCLKGETLDGKSPAVVDYTPYLKFTQSYDYLSDEDDRRSVDSSNSEESVPEHPYIPLVTDEESWSNKCRKMEQRFKIVYAQKGYLEELVRLRESQLKNVETENKCLRAKVEELTAQSQLEKKELEAIVLELQAQLTSLMPCDSSHLAKDLSIPLVNQWSTITNNQGDVKLFRRRSFHSFELLSAEVSLNSDSQRTDGRQNGDAAWTSGGKDNTPSMLGLCGSLASLPSSKSLASLKSSECLINISAEPSPALSPS from the exons ATTCTCTGTAAAGACTCTCCTAGAAAAGTACACAGCAGAGCCCATAGATGACTCATCTGAGGAGTTTATTAACTTCGCCTCCATTTTAGAGCACATCCTCAGCCACCGCTTCAAAGGTAACACAACAG GTTCAGGAAGCTGGTTCAGCTCAGACGGACAACGCAGTTTCTGGGAATATATCCGGCTGGCGTGCAGCAAGGTGCAGAATAACTGCATCGCCAGCATAGAAAACATAGAGAACATCAGCACATCACGAGCCAAG GGCCGAGCATGGATTCGAGTGGCGCTGATGGAGAAACGTCTGTCTGAATATGTGTCCACTGCCCTGAGGGACACCAGAACGACCAG ACGGTTTTATGATGATGGAGCCATTATGCTGAGAGAGGAGGCCACAGTCCTGACCGGCATGCTGATCGGACTGAGCGCCATTGATTTCAG TTTTTGCTTGAAGGGGGAGACTCTGGATGGGAAATCCCCAGCTGTGGTTGACTACACACCCTACCTGAAGTTCACCCAGAG CTACGACTACCTGAGTGACGAGGACGACCGGCGCAGCGTGGACAGCAGTAACAGTGAGGAGAGCGTCCCCGAGCATCCCTACATCCCCCTGGTGACCGACGAGGAGAGCTGGAGCAACAAGTGTCGCAAGATGGAGCAGAGGTTTAAGATCGTCTACGCCCAGAAG GGTTACCTGGAGGAGCTGGTGCGCCTGCGCGAGTCACAGCTGAAGAACGTGGAGACGGAGAACAAGTGTCTGAGAGCTAAGGTGGAGGAGCTGACGGCCCAGAGTCAACTGGAGAAGAAGGAGCTGGAGGCCATCGTGCTGGAGCTGCAAGCACAACT CACTTCCCTCATGCCATGCGATTCCTCTCATCTGGCTAAAGACCTTTCCATCCCGCTTGTCAACCAGTGGTCGACCATCACAAACAACCAAGGCGATGTCAAGCTCTTCCGCAG GAGGAGTTTCCACAGTTTCGAGCTACTTTCTGCTGAAGTCAGTCTGAACTCTGACTCCCAGAGGACTGATGGGAGACAGAACGGAGATGCTGCCTGGACTTCAGGAG GGAAAGACAACACCCCTTCCATGCTGGGTCTTTGTGGCTCTCTGGCTTCTTTACCGAGCTCCAAGTCCCTAGCTAGCCTCAAGTCCAGCGAGTGTTTGATCAACATCAGCGCTGAACCCAGCCCTGCGCTCTCTCCCAGCTAG
- the rundc3aa gene encoding RUN domain-containing protein 3A isoform X2, translating into METGCVQTAMAMGLTSKKASARSVGVERKNLITVCRFSVKTLLEKYTAEPIDDSSEEFINFASILEHILSHRFKGSGSWFSSDGQRSFWEYIRLACSKVQNNCIASIENIENISTSRAKGRAWIRVALMEKRLSEYVSTALRDTRTTRRFYDDGAIMLREEATVLTGMLIGLSAIDFSFCLKGETLDGKSPAVVDYTPYLKFTQSYDYLSDEDDRRSVDSSNSEESVPEHPYIPLVTDEESWSNKCRKMEQRFKIVYAQKGYLEELVRLRESQLKNVETENKCLRAKVEELTAQSQLEKKELEAIVLELQAQLTSLMPCDSSHLAKDLSIPLVNQWSTITNNQGDVKLFRRRSFHSFELLSAEVSLNSDSQRTDGRQNGDAAWTSGGKDNTPSMLGLCGSLASLPSSKSLASLKSSECLINISAEPSPALSPS; encoded by the exons ATTCTCTGTAAAGACTCTCCTAGAAAAGTACACAGCAGAGCCCATAGATGACTCATCTGAGGAGTTTATTAACTTCGCCTCCATTTTAGAGCACATCCTCAGCCACCGCTTCAAAG GTTCAGGAAGCTGGTTCAGCTCAGACGGACAACGCAGTTTCTGGGAATATATCCGGCTGGCGTGCAGCAAGGTGCAGAATAACTGCATCGCCAGCATAGAAAACATAGAGAACATCAGCACATCACGAGCCAAG GGCCGAGCATGGATTCGAGTGGCGCTGATGGAGAAACGTCTGTCTGAATATGTGTCCACTGCCCTGAGGGACACCAGAACGACCAG ACGGTTTTATGATGATGGAGCCATTATGCTGAGAGAGGAGGCCACAGTCCTGACCGGCATGCTGATCGGACTGAGCGCCATTGATTTCAG TTTTTGCTTGAAGGGGGAGACTCTGGATGGGAAATCCCCAGCTGTGGTTGACTACACACCCTACCTGAAGTTCACCCAGAG CTACGACTACCTGAGTGACGAGGACGACCGGCGCAGCGTGGACAGCAGTAACAGTGAGGAGAGCGTCCCCGAGCATCCCTACATCCCCCTGGTGACCGACGAGGAGAGCTGGAGCAACAAGTGTCGCAAGATGGAGCAGAGGTTTAAGATCGTCTACGCCCAGAAG GGTTACCTGGAGGAGCTGGTGCGCCTGCGCGAGTCACAGCTGAAGAACGTGGAGACGGAGAACAAGTGTCTGAGAGCTAAGGTGGAGGAGCTGACGGCCCAGAGTCAACTGGAGAAGAAGGAGCTGGAGGCCATCGTGCTGGAGCTGCAAGCACAACT CACTTCCCTCATGCCATGCGATTCCTCTCATCTGGCTAAAGACCTTTCCATCCCGCTTGTCAACCAGTGGTCGACCATCACAAACAACCAAGGCGATGTCAAGCTCTTCCGCAG GAGGAGTTTCCACAGTTTCGAGCTACTTTCTGCTGAAGTCAGTCTGAACTCTGACTCCCAGAGGACTGATGGGAGACAGAACGGAGATGCTGCCTGGACTTCAGGAG GGAAAGACAACACCCCTTCCATGCTGGGTCTTTGTGGCTCTCTGGCTTCTTTACCGAGCTCCAAGTCCCTAGCTAGCCTCAAGTCCAGCGAGTGTTTGATCAACATCAGCGCTGAACCCAGCCCTGCGCTCTCTCCCAGCTAG
- the fam117aa gene encoding protein FAM117A isoform X1 has product MSGRSGGAPRGCSSNPSLQPLRATVPYQLQRGSTLLCREVKTADRTTARPPKPTIRRTLSLDAIVGPYLQGQWPKEAESTAVTCVNDKATQTPSSWAEETRGRRSTGGHKRSASWGSAEHLREVAKLRQQLQKRSRHAPPSAGYELPHHPLPAGQAAGITQTMPLMPLNRLATRLRRSVEGLNLELEEAFVSEKPEDHNEILDIPDGHRAPVPAQRCSSGSQSEPSPGPLDPSLLSPSQSPCPLDPTLLSPSNSPCPLNASLLSPSQSPCPMGEPEPEDCEILCPSPSTLFPSLALDPPLLQACSTSPRPNKTYAFQREPPEGCERVRVCEEAGSACQDEPLLQPSCPDPNKVNFTPHGGSAFCPVSLLKPLLPSMDLLFRGLSVSPVTGCPGQASPTRHLGMQ; this is encoded by the exons ATGTCGGGCAGAAGTGGAGGGGCGCCTCGGGGGTGCAGCAGCAACCCCAGCCTGCAGCCCCTCAGAGCCACAGTCCCATACCAGCTCCAGAGGGGCTCAACACTCCTCTGCAGAGAGGTCAAGACGg CGGACAGGACCACGGCCCGCCCACCCAAACCCACCATTCGCCGAACCCTCTCATTGGACGCCATCGTTGGACCCTATCTGCAGGGGCAGTGGCCCAAGGAGGCGGAGAGCACGGCTGTTACCTGTGTCAATGACAAAGCCACACAG ACTCCAAGTTCTTGGGCAGAGGAGACCCGGGGGAGGAGAAGTACGGGTGGACACAAGCGCTCAGCATCGTGGGGCAGCGCAGAGCACCTGAGGGAG GTGGCCAAGCTGAGGCAACAGCTGCAGAAGCGCTCCCGCCATGCACCCCCCTCTGCAGGATACGAGCTCCCCCACCACCCTTTGCCAGCAGGTCAAGCAGCAGGCATCACTCAG ACGATGCCGCTCATGCCACTGAACAGACTCGCCACGCGGCTGAGACGTAGCGTTGAAGGCCTCAACttggagctggaggaggcgttTGTGTCCGAGAAGCCTGAAGATCACAATGAG ATTTTGGATATCCCTGATGGCCACAGGGCTCCTGTCCCTGCCCAGAGATGCAGCAGCGGCTCCCAGAGCGAGCCCTCGCCGGGGCCCCTggatccttccctcctctctccttctcagtCGCCCTGTCCTCTAGATCCGACGCTCCTGTCGCCTTCGAATTCCCCGTGTCCCTTGAACGCATCTCTATTGTCTCCATCACAGTCTCCCTGTCCCATGGGAGAGCCAG AACCAGAGGACTGTGAGATCCTGTGTCCGTCTCCGTCGACATTATTTCCTTCATTGGCACTGgatcctcctctgctgcaggcCTGCTCCACTTCTCCTCGTCCCAATAAAACCTACGCCTTCCAGCGCGAGCCGCCAGAAGGCTGCGAGCGAGTCAGAGTGTGCGAGGAAGCAGG ATCTGCCTGCCAGGATGAGCCTCTCCTCCAGCCATCCTGCCCTGACCCCAACAAAGTCAACTTCACCCCCCACGGAGGCTCCGCTTTCTGCCCTGTCAGTCTCCTGAAGCCCCTCCTGCCCTCCATGGACCTCCTCTTCCGTGGCCTGTCGGTCTCTCCCGTCACCGGCTGCCCGGGTCAAGCTTCTCCCACCAGGCACCTTGGCATGCAGTAG
- the fam117aa gene encoding protein FAM117A isoform X2: MMMMMNCQSSAPKQQPAAVNQAPAARRSRVSVKKSTPSSWAEETRGRRSTGGHKRSASWGSAEHLREVAKLRQQLQKRSRHAPPSAGYELPHHPLPAGQAAGITQTMPLMPLNRLATRLRRSVEGLNLELEEAFVSEKPEDHNEILDIPDGHRAPVPAQRCSSGSQSEPSPGPLDPSLLSPSQSPCPLDPTLLSPSNSPCPLNASLLSPSQSPCPMGEPEPEDCEILCPSPSTLFPSLALDPPLLQACSTSPRPNKTYAFQREPPEGCERVRVCEEAGSACQDEPLLQPSCPDPNKVNFTPHGGSAFCPVSLLKPLLPSMDLLFRGLSVSPVTGCPGQASPTRHLGMQ, encoded by the exons atgatgatgatgatgaactgcCAGTCGTCTGCGCCCAAACAACAGCCGGCGGCGGTCAACCAGGCCCCCGCCGCCAGAAGATCAAGAGTCAGTGTGAAGAAATCG ACTCCAAGTTCTTGGGCAGAGGAGACCCGGGGGAGGAGAAGTACGGGTGGACACAAGCGCTCAGCATCGTGGGGCAGCGCAGAGCACCTGAGGGAG GTGGCCAAGCTGAGGCAACAGCTGCAGAAGCGCTCCCGCCATGCACCCCCCTCTGCAGGATACGAGCTCCCCCACCACCCTTTGCCAGCAGGTCAAGCAGCAGGCATCACTCAG ACGATGCCGCTCATGCCACTGAACAGACTCGCCACGCGGCTGAGACGTAGCGTTGAAGGCCTCAACttggagctggaggaggcgttTGTGTCCGAGAAGCCTGAAGATCACAATGAG ATTTTGGATATCCCTGATGGCCACAGGGCTCCTGTCCCTGCCCAGAGATGCAGCAGCGGCTCCCAGAGCGAGCCCTCGCCGGGGCCCCTggatccttccctcctctctccttctcagtCGCCCTGTCCTCTAGATCCGACGCTCCTGTCGCCTTCGAATTCCCCGTGTCCCTTGAACGCATCTCTATTGTCTCCATCACAGTCTCCCTGTCCCATGGGAGAGCCAG AACCAGAGGACTGTGAGATCCTGTGTCCGTCTCCGTCGACATTATTTCCTTCATTGGCACTGgatcctcctctgctgcaggcCTGCTCCACTTCTCCTCGTCCCAATAAAACCTACGCCTTCCAGCGCGAGCCGCCAGAAGGCTGCGAGCGAGTCAGAGTGTGCGAGGAAGCAGG ATCTGCCTGCCAGGATGAGCCTCTCCTCCAGCCATCCTGCCCTGACCCCAACAAAGTCAACTTCACCCCCCACGGAGGCTCCGCTTTCTGCCCTGTCAGTCTCCTGAAGCCCCTCCTGCCCTCCATGGACCTCCTCTTCCGTGGCCTGTCGGTCTCTCCCGTCACCGGCTGCCCGGGTCAAGCTTCTCCCACCAGGCACCTTGGCATGCAGTAG
- the slc35b1 gene encoding solute carrier family 35 member B1 gives MSTGKGAGKPASLWDNTRVRFAVCFLGVFVCYFYYGILQETITRGDYGQGENKEKFRFARTLVFIQCIISSLFAKLLIQFFEGSKPDHTKSWLYGLCSLSYLGAMVSSNSALQYVNYPTQVLGKSCKPIPVMILGVTILRKRYPMAKYLCVLLIVSGVALFLYKPNKSSAMADDHVFGFGEILLLISLTLDGLTGVAQDHMRAKFQTSANHMMLNINLWSTLVLGLAVLWTGEVWEFLSFTERHPSIFSSILLFGLTSALGQTFIFMTVVNFGPLTCSIVTTTRKFFTILGSVLLFGNVMSSMQWFGTILVFLGLGLDAKFGKGPKKTTH, from the exons ATGTCTACGGGAAAAGGTGCAGGGAAACCCGCCTCGCTGTGGGACAACACACGGGTGCGCTTCGCCGTATGTTTCCTCGGAGTCTTCGTGTGTTACTTTTACTACGGAATACTGCAAGAGACCAT CACTCGAGGTGATTATGGTCAAGGAGAGAATAAGGAGAAGTTCAGATTCGCCCGGACGCTGGTCTTCATCCAGTGCATCATCAGTTCTCTGTTTGCTAAACTCT TGATCCAGTTTTTCGAGGGCTCTAAGCCAGATCACACCAAGAGCTGGCTCTATGGGCTGTGTTCCCTCTCTTATCTCGGAGCCATGGTGTCCAGTAACTCTGCCCTTCAGTATGTCAACTACCCGACACAG GTGCTGGGGAAATCCTGCAAGCCCATACCAG TGATGATTCTTGGTGTGACAATACTGAGGAAGAGATACCCGATGGCTAAGTACCTGTGTGTGCTGCTGATTGTGAGTGGCGTGGCTCTCTTCCTGTATAAACCCAACAAGAGCTCAGCTATGGCAGATGACCACGTTTTTGGGTTTGGAGAGATCCTGTTG cTGATCTCTCTGACATTGGACGGTTTGACTGGCGTGGCCCAGGACCACATGAGGGCTAAATTCCAGACGAGTGCCAACCACATGATGCTGAACATCAACTTGTGGTCCACTCTGGTGCTGGGACTAG CGGTGTTGTGGACTGGGGAGGTTTGGGAATTCCTGAGTTTTACTGAACGCCACCCGAGCATCTTTAGCAGCATTCTTCTGTTTGGACTGACCAGCGCTTTAGGCCAG ACCTTCATCTTTATGACGGTAGTGAACTTCGGACCGCTGACCTGCTCCATCGTCACCACCACGAGGAAGTTCTTCACCATCCTTGGCTCGGTTCTTCTGTTTGGTAACGTCATGAGCTCGATGCAGTGGTTCGGCACCATCCTGGTCTTCCTCG GTCTCGGATTGGATGCTAAATTTGGCAAAGGCCCCAAGAAGACGACACACTGA
- the ndufa4a gene encoding cytochrome c oxidase subunit NDUFA4L: MLSTLSKQMKNHPALIPLAVFIGGGAAMSMMYLARLALRNPDVCWDRKNNPEPWNKMAPTDQYKFYAVNIDYSKLKKQGPDF; the protein is encoded by the exons ATGCTCTCCACACTCAGCAAACAGATGAAGAATCATCCAGCT CTGATTCCTCTCGCCGTCTTCATCGGTGGAGGCGCAGCCATGTCCATGATGTACCTCGCTCGTCTGGCTTTGAGGAACCCTGACGTGTG ctggGATCGTAAGAACAACCCAGAGCCCTGGAACAAGATGGCCCCAACTGATCAGTACAAG ttTTACGCAGTTAACATCGACTACAGCAAGCTGAAGAAGCAAGGCCCTGACTTCTAA